In Planctomonas sp. JC2975, the genomic stretch CCGGCGTCATCCAGGTGAGCTCGAGTGCATCCTGTCGCGGCTCCGTCGTGCCCGTCACCGGGACCACGTACGCGAGCGACACAGCGTGCTGGCGATCGTCGTGGAAGGCGGACACCCCCGGGATCGGGAAGTACTCGGCGACCATGAACGGAACGGGACTCGCCGGCAGCTGCGGGAAGGCCATGGGACCCAGGTCCTTCTCGAGGTGCCTGAACAGGGCGTCCCTGAGCGTCTCGCCGTACATCACGCGGCCGGAGACGACGGTGCGGGTGATCTCGCCGAGCGCGTTCGCACGCAGCAGGAGCCCCACCTCGGTCACTTGACCGAGCCCGTCGACGCGAACGGGAACGGCCTCGACGTAGAGGATCGGCATGCGCTGCCGCACCTGCTCCAGCTCGAGATCGCTGAGCCAGCCCGGCCCGACTCCGGGCAGCGCGCCCTCACCCGACGGTGTGTCGTCGCGATCGGGATCGGGATCCGGTGTGCGCACCTCCATGGCTCGATCTTACGGATGCCCGTGCTCGCCGAAACCGTGCATCCGATCCGTCCGTGCTGAAGCGTCGGGTTCAGGCGCCCAGAGAGTTTCAGTCGCCCAGCGCCTCCACCACGAGCTCGCTCAACTCGCCGGGCTTCGTGAACTGCGGCCAATGCCCGGTCGGCAGATCGACGATGTGCAACGACGACAGGCGTCCGGTGTCGCCCAGCCACGCAGCACCCTGGTCGAGGAATTCCTGCATCTGCTCGGCGGGCATGGTCGAGACGACGATGGTCGCCGGCACGTCGAGCCGTCGCTCGTCGGTGAGATGCAGCGGGTCGATTGCCGCGTGCGACGGGGACGGATGCGTGTGCGCAGCGATCTCCTCACCCAGGGCCGGCGTGATGTCGCGCACATCGGCCTCGTCGAAGGCGTCCCATCCGGGGAAGGGCATGTCCGCGTCGTCGTGCGGAACCTCATCGTTCACGATGGATCCCTCGCCGCCCGGCCAGCTGTCGACGTACACGACCCGGTCCACGCGATCCGGACGCCGGTCGATCGCACCGTACGCGACGAGAGCACCGCCGCTGTGCGCGACAAGCGCGACCTTCTCGTCGCCCGGCACCTCGTCGATGAGGTGCGTCACGTAGTCGATGTGGGAGTCGAGCGTGATGTGCGAGCGGTCTGCCGCATCCGATTCCAGCCCCGGCATGGTCAGCGGATGCGTGTGATGGCCAGCCGCCTCGATGGCGGGGTTGATGGCATCCCACGAGGATGCGTCGAGCCAGAGTCCCGGAATGAGGAAGGTGTGCATGTCGCGACGGTACCCCGGCCCGCCGACAGCGGCGCCCCCTTCCGGCCGGCCGGGCGGAGTTCACCCCGGCGAGTGTCGTACGCATGTGTTGAGATTCAACGATGGGCGACGTGCTCGAGCGCTTCTCCCCCGCCACGCGTGCGTGGTTCGAGGGGGCGTTCGACGCGCCCACGTCGGCACAGCTCGGCGCGTGGGACGCCATCTCCCGCGGCGACCACACGCTGGTCATCGCCCCGACGGGCTCTGGCAAGACACTCGCGTCCTTCCTCTGGGCCATCGACCGGCTGATGCACGCACACTGGAGCGCGGAGCAGAAGCCGTCTCTTGGCCCGGGCGCGACGCCGGAGCCGACCGCAGTCTCGGCGGTCGGTTCGCGAGACGAGTCCACCAACGCAACGGGCACCCGGGTTCTGTACATCTCCCCGCTGAAGGCGCTGGGCGTGGACGTCGAGCGCAACCTGCGATCCCCGCTCGTCGGCATCACTCAGACGGCGAAGCGCCTCGGCGCCGAGCCGCCGCATGTCTCGGTCGGGGTTCGCAGCGGTGACACGCCGGCCTCTGAGCGCCGCACGTTGCTGACGCATCCGCCCGACATCCTGATCACGACCCCCGAATCGCTCTTCCTCATGCTCACCTCGCAGGCCCGCGAGACGCTCGCCGATGTGCAGACAGTCATCGTCGACGAGGTCCATGCAGTGGCTGCGACCAAACGCGGCGCCCACCTCGCGGTGTCGCTCGAGCGTCTCGACGCTTTGCTCCCGAAGCCGGCCCAGCGCGTCGGGCTGTCGGCGACGGTCCGACCGCCGGAGGAAGTGGCGCGATTCCTTGGCGGACGCAATCCGGTCACGATCGTCTCGCCGCCGTCGCAGAAGCGGTTCGACCTCAGGGTGGTCGTGCCCGTCGAGGACATGAGCGCCGTGAGTCCGGCGGCGCACGAAGACGACCAGGCGCCGCAGGGCGGCTCGATCTGGCCGCACGTTGAAGAGGCGATCGTCGACCGGGTGCTGGAGCACAGGTCGTCGATCGTGTTCGCGAACTCACGACGTCTCGCGGAACGCCTCACGGCGCGCATGAACGAGATCTACCAGGAGCGCTTGGAGGATACCGCCGAGAACGTGCCAGGGCTGCCGCTGCGCGCACGCCGGGCGCCGGCCGAGCTGATGGGCGGATCCGGGCAGACCAAAGGGACTCGCCGCGGCAGCCGCTCGGAGGCGGATCCGTCTGCCCATTGGTCCAACGCCGCCATCATCGAGGAGCGCAGGCGCCCGAACGAGTGGACGGCGGGCAACGATGCCGACGACGACTCCGGAATCTTGGCCCGCGCGCACCACGGATCCGTCAGCAAGGAGCAGCGGGCCGTCATCGAAGACGATCTGAAGAGCGGACGCCTGCGCTGCGTGGTCGCCACCAGCAGCCTCGAGCTTGGCATCGACATGGGCGAGGTGGATCTCGTCGTGCAAGTCGAGGCGCCGCCCTCCGTCGCGAGCGGGCTCCAGCGGGTCGGCCGCGCAGGACACCAGGTGGGCGAGGTGTCAAGGGGCGTCATGTTCCCGAAGCACCGCTCCGACCTCGTCAACTCGGCCGTGGCGAGCGAGCGCATGGTCGCCGGGCTCATCGAGGAGCTGAAGGTGCCGGCGAATCCGCTCGACATCCTGGCCCAGCAGACGGTGGCAGCGACTGCCCTCGACCCGCTCGACGTCGACGGGTGGTTCGACATCGTGCGCCGCAGCGCACCGTTCGCCACGCTGCCGCGCAGCGCGTTCGACGCGACCCTCGACCTCATCTCGGGACGGTATCCGAGCGACGAGTTCGCCGAGTTGCGTCCCCGCGTGGTCTGGGATCGCGACCGCGGCATCCTCACCGGGCGCCCCGGCGCGCAGCGTCTCGCGGTGACGAGCGGCGGCACGATCCCCGATCGCGGCCTGTTCGGCGTGTTCATGGTCGGGACGACCGACGAGACCAATCCGGCCAAGGGCGGACGCCGCGTCGGCGAGCTCGACGAGGAGATGGTCTACGAGTCGCGGGTGGGCGATGTCTTCGCACTCGGCGCGACCAGCTGGCGCATCCAGGAGATCACCCACGACCGGGTGCTCGTCTCGCCGGCGTTCGGCGAGCCCGGCCGGCTCCCGTTCTGGAAGGGCGACGGCATCGGCAGACCGGCCGAGCTCGGCGAGGCCGTCGGCGGGTTCGTGCGCGAGATCTCCTCCGCGAAGGAAGCGGATGCTCGTGCCCGCGCCGCCGACGCCGGTCTCGACGAGTTCGCCACCGGCAACCTCCTGGCCTACCTGGACGACCAGAAGAAGGCGACGAGACACCTGCCGACGGATCGCACGCTCGTCGCCGAACGATTCCGTGACGAGCTCGGCGACTGGCGCATCGTCTTGCATTCCCCGTACGGCATGCAAGTGCACGCGCCGTGGGCGCTCGCCGTGCAGGCGCGGATCCAGGAACGCCTGGGACTCGACGGATCCAGCATCGCGAGCGACGACGGCATCGTCGTCCGCATCCCCGACGCAGAGGCGGAGCCTCCGGGCGCCGACCTGTTCGTCTTCGAGGCCGACGAGCTGGAGCAGCTCGTCACGGAGGAGGTCGGCAGCTCAGCCCTCTTCGCCTCGCGATTCCGCGAGTGCGCTGCGAGAGCCCTGCTCTTGCCGAAGTACAACCCGGGCAAGAGGGCCCCGCTGTGGCAGCAGCGGCAGAAGTCGGCGCAGCTGCTGGATGTCGCGCGCAAGCATCCGCAGTTCCCGATCATCCTCGAGACCATGCGCGAATGCCTGCAGGACGTGTACGACCTGCCGTCGCTGAAACGGATCGCGACGCGGATCGCCGCGCGTGACATCCGCATCGTGGAAGTCGCCACCGAGGAGGCGTCGCCGTTCGCCCGGTCCCTGCTCTTCGGATATGTCGCTTCGTTCATGTATGAGGGCGACACCCCGCTCGCCGAGCGGCGAGCCGCCGCGCTGTCCGTCGATGCTTCGCTGCTGTCCGAGCTCCTCGGACGCGCGGAGCTGCGCGAGCTGCTCGATCCGGCGGTCATCGAACGCGTCGAGCGCGAGGTGCAGCGGCTGACTCCTGAGCGCCGGATGTTCGGACTCGAGGGTGCAGCCGACCTGCTCCGCTTGCTCGGCCCGCTCGCAGTGGACGAGGTAGCCCAACGGTGGAGCGAGACGCGGTCGAGCGAGCCAGAACCGTCACCGGTCGAGGCCGCCGGCGCCGCTCTCGACGAACTCGTCGCCACCAAGCGCGCTCTCCGCGTGATCATCGCGGGCGCCGACCGGTACGCGGCCGTCGAGGACGCGGCCCGCCTGCGCGACGCGCTCGGCGTCCCCCTGCCCATCGGCGTTCCGACGGCGTTCGTCGAGCCGGTTGCCGATCCGCTCGGCGACCTGATCGGCCGTCACGCACGCACGCACGGACCGTTCACGGTGGCGGATGCGGCGACCAGATTCGGCCTCGGTTCGGCCGTCGCGCACGACACGCTCCGCCGTCTCGCCCAGGACAGGCGGATCACGGAGGGCGAGTTCCGCCCCAACGCCGCAGGCACGGAGTGGTGCGACTCGGAGGTGCTGCGGCGCATCCGTCGCATGTCCCTCGCGGCGCTGCGGCACGAGGTCGAGCCGGTCGAGCCGAAGGCATTCGCTCGGTTCCTGCCCGACTGGCAACACGTCGGCGGGAGCTTGCGCGGGGTGGACGCCGTGGCATCCGTCGTCGAACAGCTCGCAGGTACGCGTATTCCCGCTTCTGCATGGGAGAGCCTGATTCTGCCGTCCCGAATAGCCGACTACCAGCCGGCGATGCTCGACGAGCTGACCGCGAGCGGCGAAGTGCTGTGGAGCGGCAGCGGATCCCTGCCGGGGAACGACGGCTGGGTGAGCCTGCATCTGGCCGACAGCGCACCGCTGACGATGATCGCGCCGCCGGAACACGCGGCCGACGAGTTGCAACGCGAGGTGCTGTCCGCGCTCGGTGCCGGCGGCGCATTCTTCTTCCGCCAGCTCTCGGATGCCGTCGGCTCGCTCGACGACGACGCCCTCACGACGGCGCTCTGGGACCTCGTCTGGGCCGGACTCATCACGAACGACACGTTCGCGCCGCTGCGCGCCCTCACCGGCGGGCGCGGTGCGCACAAGCCGCAGCGAGCGACACCCAGAGCCAGGATGCGGATGCCGCGTTCCTATGCGCGCCCCACGGTCGTTGACGGGCTGCGCGCAGCATCCGCCCGCTCGGGTCCGCCCACCACGGCCGGCCGCTGGTCGATCCTGCCTCTGCCTCTCTCGAACGCCGAACCGGATGCAACGGTGCGCGCGAAAGCCGCGGCCGAAACCCTGCTCGACCGATACGGTGTCGTCACCCGCGGTTCCGTCATGGCCGAGAACCAGCCGGGCGGCTTCGCACTGGCCTACCGCGTGCTCAGCGGATTCGAGGAGTCCGGCCGGGCACGCCGCGGATACTTCGTCGAGACCCTTGGCGCCGCCCAGTTCGCCACGAGTGCCACCGTCGATCGCCTGCGCACCTTCACCCTGGACTCCACGCTCGAGCCACCGCGAATGGCCGTCGCGTTGGCGGCCACCGACCCGGCGAATCCGTACGGAGCCGCGCTGCCCTGGCCGACGGCATCCGCTGCGGGCTCCGCGGTCTCGGCGACGGGGCACCGTCCGGGACGCAAGGCGGGCGCGATCGTCGTCATGGTCGACGGCGCGCTCGCGCTGTACGTGGAGCGCGGAGGCAAGACGACGCTGCTGTTCGACCACGATCCCGAGACGATGTGGCCTGCGACGCGCGCCCTCGCGGATGCGATCCATCGCGGCCGCATCTCGACGCTGACGATCGAGACCGTCGGCGGCACGTTTGTGCTGGGCACGCCGTTCGGCGAGGCGCTCGTGGCCGCGGGGTTCATGCCGACTCCGCGCGGCTTGAGGCTCCGCTCGTGATGCGCGCCACCTCGGTGCACATGACATCCGCCCGAGAACATGCCGATCGGGCATGTATTCGGCAGGGGAGCGCGACCTGTCATGTTGGCGGACTCGGAACAGCCGACGAGGGTCCTCCAAATGCCTGAAGGGGATACCGTCTACCGCCAGGCACGCATGCTGAACGACGTGCTCGCCGGGCGGGTCCTGACGCACTGCGACCTGCGTGTGCCCGCCTTCGCAACACTCGACCTCACCGGCCAGCAGGTGCACGAGGTGGCCAGCCGCGGCAAGCACATCCTGATGCGGATCGGCATGAGCACCATCCACAGTCACCTGAAGATGGAGGGCGAGTGGCGCGTCTACTCGCCAGGGCAGCCGTGGCGGCGTCCGGCGTTCCAGGCGCGTGCCGTGCTCGCGACCGCGGAATCCCAGGTCGTCGGATTCGAGCTCGGCGTGCTGGAGGTTCTGCCGACCGCGCGCGAAGCGGATGCCGTCGGCCACCTCGGTCCCGACCTCCTCGGCCCCGATTGGGACGAGCGGGAGGCGGTGCGGCGCATCGGCGAGCATCCGGATGTTCCCATCGCCGTCGCTCTCCTCGACCAGCGCAACCTCGCCGGGCTCGGCAACGAGTACGTGGGCGAGCTCTGCTTCGTGCGAGGGATGCTCCCCACCCGGCTCGTTCGCGACGCGGATGTCGCAAGGGCCGTCACGCTCGCGCACCGCATGATCGTGGCCAACAAGGATCGCGCCATCCGCTCCACGACGGGCGAAACGCGCAGAGGCCGAACGTCGTACGTGCACCGTCGCGAAGGGATGCCATGTCGCCGTTGCGGCACGCTCATCCGCCGCCTGCAACTCGGCCGCACCGAACTGGAGCTGCGCGACACCTGGTACTGCCCGGTCTGCCAGACCTGAGACAGGTCGGCCGCGCGTCGCCGAAACGTGACGCGCGGCCGACCTGCACCGCTGGACCGCGAACGCTGCCTGCCCTACGCCGCCGGTCCTGAGGCGAGCTTCACCGAAGCGGTGTGCGACATGCCGGCCGAGTCGGTCCAGGTGACGGAGACGGAGTCGCCAGGGTGGAACTGGGCGAGGGTCGTCGTCAGGTCGCTCGAGGATCCGATCGCCGTGCCGTTCACCGCCGTGATCGTGTCGCCGGCCACGATCCCTGCAGACGCCGCAGGACCGCCGTCGATGACACCACCGATCGCAGCGCCGGCCTGGGAGGTCGTGCTGCCCTGCGATCCGGAGTAGCCCTGTCCACCGAGGTAGCCCTGGCCGCCCTGATCTCCCTGCGAGCCGGAGTAGCCGTAGTCGGAGGAGTCGGATGCGACCTCCACGCCCAGGAACGCCGGCAGCCCGATGGTGATCGTCGAGCTGGCCCGGCCGGACTCGATCTGCTTCGCGATGTCGAGTGCGTTCCCGATCGGGATGGCGTAGCCGTCGGACACCGACGAGCTCGCCGAAGCCGCCGTGTCGATGCCGATGACCTCGCCCTGCGCGTCGAGGAGCGGACCACCCGAATCGCCGGCCTGGATGCCGGCATCCGTCTCGATGAGACCGGTCAGCGATTCGGATGCCACGACCCCCTCGGCCTGCGTCGTGATCGACTTGTCCGTGCCCGTCACTGTGCCGTCCGCCGCGGTGAGCGTACCGGTTCCGCCGGCATTGCCGACCGCCGTCACGTCGTCGCCGACCGACACGGATCCGTTGTCGAGCGTTGCTGTCGCAAGGCCCGATGCGCCGCTCAGCTGCAGCACGGCGACGTCGTCAGTGGCATCCGTTCCCACCACGCTCGCGGTGTAGGTCTTGCCGGTGGAGACGACAGTGACGGAGATGCTCGTCGAGCCGTCCACCACGTGGTTGTTGGTGAGGATCTCACCCGAGCTCGTCAGCACGATGCCTGTGCCCGCGGCTTCGGATCCCTCGTACGAGAGCGTCGTGTCGATGACGACGACACCCTTCGACTGGGCGTTCGTCGCCGATGACGAGCTGCCCGAACCCGAGCTCTGGCCGCCGTCGCCCTGACTGCCGCCGCCGTTGCCGCCCCAGCCGTTGCCGCTGTATCCGGCACGCTCCGCGCCGGACTGGGTCGCCGCCGATTTCGCGAAGGCGGATGCGATGTCGACGACGGTCACCGCAGTGGCCGCCGTGCCCGCCATGGCGAACACTGCGGATGCCGCAACGCCGGCTGTGATCCAGCCGATCGTGCGGCGCTTGATCGTGTCGTTGTTCATGAGTCCTACGTCCATTCCGGGTCGGTGACCACGAGAGTCGATGACCGCGTCGGGTCGATGTCCCGTCTCGATCGATGACCCCAGTGCACCTCGCGGTCTCGCGAAAGCTCTTTGTCTGCTCCATGCAATTCCTATGAACGGTGGATGTCCGCTCTGCAATTCCTAAGGCTTTCCCATGCTTTTATCCAGCCTCAGAAGGTGTGGACCGCGTCGCGGTCCACCTGAATTGCGCGAAGTGCGAACAAATTGGGCAGACTGGAGTGCGATGCCGTCGCGGACTTCCACCCGCATCGGCACCACGTGCTCATGCAGGTGCACGAGCATGGGCATGAGTACCGCCATGAACCACGACTCGAGCAAAGGAGCCCGTGAATGACCCTGCGCAGCCAGGACTGGTACGGCGGCGAGGGCCGCGATCCCTACATCCATCGCGCGTGGATGCGGCGCGGCATTCCCGCGGACGCCTTCGACGGCAAACGTCCGCAGATCGCCATCGCGAACACGGCAGGCGACCTGGTGCCGTGCAACATGCACCTGAACGAGGTCGCGCAGTACGTCAAGAACGGTGTGTACGAGGCGGGTGGCATCCCGCTCGAGATCCCGGTGATGGGCCTCGGAGAGACCCTCGTGAAGCCGACGGCCATGCTCTGGCGCAACCTCGCCGCGATGCAGGTCGAGGAGATGCTGCGCGCGAATCCGGTGGATGCCGTCGTGCTGCTCGGCGGGTGCGACAAGACGATCCCGGCGCTGCTGATGGGGGCAGCATCCGTCGACATCCCCGCCGTCGTCGTTCCTGGCGGCCCCATGCTCAACGGGCATTTCCGCGGTGAGCTCATGGGCTGCGGCACCGGCGTGTGGCAACTCAGCGAGGAGGTGCGCGCCGGCACGCTCAGCGAGGCCGAGTTCGAGAGGTCCGAGACCTCGATGATCCGCTCTAAGGGTCACTGCAACACCATGGGCACCGCATCGACCATGGGCATCATGGCCGAGGCGCTCGGCATGACCATCCCCGGCCTGGCCGGCACTCCCGCCGCGGATGCGCGCCTCCTCGAGGCTTCCCACGCCACGGGTCGTCTCGCGGTCGAGCTCGTGGCGGAGCAGCGCACCATCTCGAAGGTGATCACGAAGGAGTCGTTCCACAACGCGATCGTCGCGCTGGCCGCGATCGGCGGATCGACCAACGCCGTCGTCCACCTGCTCGCGATCGCCGGCCGACTCGGCATCGACCTCACACTCGACGACTTCGACCGCATCGGTGCGAACGTCCCGCTGCTCGTCAACCTGCAGCCTGCCGGCGAGTACCTCATGGAGGACCTGTTCCGCGCTGGCGGCGTGCTCGCCGTGTTCGACCAGGTGAAGGACCTCTTCGATCCCGCCGCGCAGACCGTGATGGGTGCGCCGCTGACCGACTTCCTCGGCGACCATCCGGTGTGGGATCGCGACGTGATCTCGCTGCGCGAGGATCCGCTGCAGGACGACGCCGGCATCGCCGTGCTCCGCGGCAACCTGGCAACGCGCGGTGCCATCATCAAGCCGGCCGCGGCATCCCCCGGGCTCCTCGTGCATCGTGGCAAAGCCGTCGTGTTCGATTCGATCGAGGACTTCCACGCGCGCATCGACGATCCCGATCTCGACGTCGACGTCGACTCCGTCCTCGTGCTGCGCGGATGCGGACCCAAGGGGTATCCGGGCATGCCCGAGGTGGCCAACCTGCCGCTGCCCCCGAAGCTGCTCAAGCAGGGCGTGCGCGACATGGTGCGCGTCTGCGACGGACGGATGTCGGGCACGGCGTACGGGACCGTCGTGCTGCACGTCGCCCCCGAGGCCGCGGCCGGCGGCAACCTCGCCCTCGTGCGCGACGGCGACATCATCTCGCTCGACGTGCCGAACCGTCGCATCGAGGTGGAAGTGAGCGACGAGGAACTCGCCGCACGCAAGCCGCCGTTCCGCGAGACCGGGTCGTTCGCAAGCGCCGACCGAGGCTGGCAGAAGCTCTACATCGACCATGTTCAGGGTGCGGACACCGGGGCCGACCTCGACTTCCTCACCGGATCCAGCGGCGCAACGGTGACCAGGGAGTCCCATTGAGCGCCCACCGAACGAAAGAGGCAGAAAAAGGGATCACATCGTGAACGACACCAAGCACGACGACACGAACCGTGCGCCACTCGGGCTCGCCCGCGTGCGCTTCGACGGCGAGGTGCTCTGGGCCGTCCGGTCCGGAGACGTGTACTCGCCGCTCGGTGCGGCGCTCGCCGAGCTGCTGCGGCTGCCGAGGGACGAAGCGCGGGGTCTCATCGAGAAGGCGCGTGTGGATGCGGCGACCACGGGCATCCGCGTCGATGCCGTGCTCGCACCGGTCGACCCGGAGCACGAGGTGTGGGCGGCAGGCGTCACGTATCTGCGCAGCCGCGACGGACGCATCGAGGAAGCGACGGATGGCTCGCCATACGACCGCGTCTACGTCGCCAAGCGCCCCGAGCTGTTCTTCAAGGCAACGGGCAGACGCGTCGTGGGACCCGGTGAGCCGGTCGGCGTGCGCGCGGACTCCGGATGGGATGTGCCGGAGCCCGAGCTCGGGGTCGTCCTCGACGCCGCAGGCGACGTCTTCGGCTTCGTGCCCGGCAACGACGTCAGCAGCCGCTCTATCGAGGGCGAGAACCTGCTCTACCTGCCGCAGGCCAAGGTCTACACGGCCTCCTGTGCCCTCGGCCCCGAGATCGTTCCCGCCTGGCTCGCTGCGCCGCCGTTCGGCATCGCGCTGACCATCGAGCGCGAGGGCGTCACGGTGTTCGAGGGCACGACATCGACGGAAACGATGGCCCGCACGCTTCCCGATCTCGCGGACTGGCTGTTCCGCGGCCTCGACTTTCCAGACGGCACGGTCGTGCTGACCGGAACGGGCATCGTTCCGGGAGCGGACTTCACGCTCATGCCAGGCGATGTCGTGAGGATCGGCATCGACGGCATCGGAACGCTCGCCAACCCGGTCATCAAGGTCGGTCGCTGAGCCCGGCTGGACAACCAGCAGGGCAGATGCGAGAGAATGGCCAGGAAACGTTTTCTCAGTGGCGCTCAGACACGCCATGGACCCGTGACGAACCCTCAGAAGGAGACCCGATGAGCGACACCACGACCGAGGCACCGGCGAACACCGAACTCGACGCCGTCATGGCGGCGGCCGTCAAGGCGGCGCCGGTTCTTGCGGCGACGACGCCGCGCGAGCGCGCCACCTGGCTGCGCGCGATCGCAGACGCGCTCGACGCGGACGCCGGCACGCTCGTCCCCCTCGCGATGCGCGAAAGCCACCTGCTGGAGCAGCGGCTCACCGGCGAGCTCGTGCGCACCACATTCCAGCTGCGCCTCTTCGCAGAGCAGCTCGAGCGCGGCGCCTACCTCGAGGCGACCATCGACCACGCCGACCCGACATGGGGCATGGGACCGCGTCCGGATCTGCGACGCGTGCTGCGCCCCATCGGTCCCGCCGCCGTCTTCGCCGCGAGCAACTTCCCGTTCGCTTTCTCCGTCGCCGGAGGCGACACCGCTGCTGCTCTCGCTGCCGGATGCCCCGTCGTCGTCAAGGCCCACTCCGCTCACATCGAGCTGTCGCACGCCGTCGCTCGTCACGTCGAGGAGGCGCTGCGCGCGTCAGGGGCACCTGAAGGCGCGTTCGCCCTCGTCGAAGGCCGGCAGACCGGGCGCGACCTGGTGCTGCATCCTGATCTCACCGTCGCGACCTTCACGGGTTCGCTGTACGGCGGGCGCGCTCTGTTCGATCTCGCAGCGTCGCGACCGACGCCGATCCCGTTCTACGGCGAGCTCGGCAGCGTCAACCCCGTGTTCGTCACCGCGGCCGCGGCGAGCGAGCGAGCGGATGCCATCGCCACCGGATTCGCGTCCTCGATGACGCTCGGCGTCGGCCAGTTCTGCACCAAGCCCGGCGTGCTGCTCGTGCCCAACGGCGCCGGACTCGAGCCGCTGGTCGCAGCGGCCGTTCGGGAGACCTCCGGCGGCCCGATGCTCGCTGCGTCGATCAGCGACGGCTTCTTCGCCGGGCTCGGCACCCTGGCCGAGCGCGACGACGTGGAGCTCCTGACAGGCGATCCGAGCCGCGCCGACGTGCCGACCCCCACGGTGTACGTCACGGATGCCGCAGCCCTCCTCGCCCACCCGCACGAGCTTCTCGAGGAGCACTTCGGCCCGGCAGCGCTCCTTGTGCGCTACGACTCCGCTGAGCAGGCGGTCGCGGTCGCCGGCGCGCTCGAGGGCCAGCTGACGGCGACGGTCCAGGGTGCAGACGACGACGCGGATGCCGCTGCGCTCGTCACTGTTCTCGCGGACAAGGCCGGCCGCGTGCTGTTCAATGGATGGCCGACCGGCGTCTCCGTCACCTATGCGCAGCAGCACGGCGGGCCGTACCCCGCGACGACCGCACCGCACTTCACGTCGGTCGGCACGGCATCCATCGGACGCTTCCTTCGCCCCGTCGCCTACCAGGACGTGCCGGACGCCGCCCTGCCGCCTGCGCTCCAGGACGCCAACCCGTGGCACCTGCCGCGCACGGTCGACGGCGCGCTCGTCCCGGCCAACTGAGCTCGTCGGAGCGCACCACTGACTCCCTACGGCGTCACGAACCGCCCGTCGACGGAATCCTGTGGCGCCTGCTCCCTCAACTTGAAGTGCTGCTTCTTGCCTGTGGCCGTGTACGGCAGCTCGGAGACGAACGCGTACCGGCGGGGCCGCTTGTAGTCCGCGAGCGCGAAGCTGGCGCGCAGGTACGCGTCCAGGTCGCGGGCCGCGGCGGCGCTGTCCGAGAGGGCGCCATCCCGTGGCTGCACATAGGCGACCACGAGTTCGCCCCATTGCTGGTCGGGGAGTCCGACGACTATCGAGTCCGCGACGCCCTCGTGTCCGGCGAGAACCTCCTCGACCTGGACCGGATGCACGTTCTCTCCTCCGGAGAT encodes the following:
- a CDS encoding NUDIX hydrolase family protein gives rise to the protein MEVRTPDPDPDRDDTPSGEGALPGVGPGWLSDLELEQVRQRMPILYVEAVPVRVDGLGQVTEVGLLLRANALGEITRTVVSGRVMYGETLRDALFRHLEKDLGPMAFPQLPASPVPFMVAEYFPIPGVSAFHDDRQHAVSLAYVVPVTGTTEPRQDALELTWMTPAEASAQQVSAELEGGRGTLVRAALASVGVLP
- a CDS encoding alpha/beta hydrolase — protein: MHTFLIPGLWLDASSWDAINPAIEAAGHHTHPLTMPGLESDAADRSHITLDSHIDYVTHLIDEVPGDEKVALVAHSGGALVAYGAIDRRPDRVDRVVYVDSWPGGEGSIVNDEVPHDDADMPFPGWDAFDEADVRDITPALGEEIAAHTHPSPSHAAIDPLHLTDERRLDVPATIVVSTMPAEQMQEFLDQGAAWLGDTGRLSSLHIVDLPTGHWPQFTKPGELSELVVEALGD
- a CDS encoding DEAD/DEAH box helicase, which encodes MGDVLERFSPATRAWFEGAFDAPTSAQLGAWDAISRGDHTLVIAPTGSGKTLASFLWAIDRLMHAHWSAEQKPSLGPGATPEPTAVSAVGSRDESTNATGTRVLYISPLKALGVDVERNLRSPLVGITQTAKRLGAEPPHVSVGVRSGDTPASERRTLLTHPPDILITTPESLFLMLTSQARETLADVQTVIVDEVHAVAATKRGAHLAVSLERLDALLPKPAQRVGLSATVRPPEEVARFLGGRNPVTIVSPPSQKRFDLRVVVPVEDMSAVSPAAHEDDQAPQGGSIWPHVEEAIVDRVLEHRSSIVFANSRRLAERLTARMNEIYQERLEDTAENVPGLPLRARRAPAELMGGSGQTKGTRRGSRSEADPSAHWSNAAIIEERRRPNEWTAGNDADDDSGILARAHHGSVSKEQRAVIEDDLKSGRLRCVVATSSLELGIDMGEVDLVVQVEAPPSVASGLQRVGRAGHQVGEVSRGVMFPKHRSDLVNSAVASERMVAGLIEELKVPANPLDILAQQTVAATALDPLDVDGWFDIVRRSAPFATLPRSAFDATLDLISGRYPSDEFAELRPRVVWDRDRGILTGRPGAQRLAVTSGGTIPDRGLFGVFMVGTTDETNPAKGGRRVGELDEEMVYESRVGDVFALGATSWRIQEITHDRVLVSPAFGEPGRLPFWKGDGIGRPAELGEAVGGFVREISSAKEADARARAADAGLDEFATGNLLAYLDDQKKATRHLPTDRTLVAERFRDELGDWRIVLHSPYGMQVHAPWALAVQARIQERLGLDGSSIASDDGIVVRIPDAEAEPPGADLFVFEADELEQLVTEEVGSSALFASRFRECAARALLLPKYNPGKRAPLWQQRQKSAQLLDVARKHPQFPIILETMRECLQDVYDLPSLKRIATRIAARDIRIVEVATEEASPFARSLLFGYVASFMYEGDTPLAERRAAALSVDASLLSELLGRAELRELLDPAVIERVEREVQRLTPERRMFGLEGAADLLRLLGPLAVDEVAQRWSETRSSEPEPSPVEAAGAALDELVATKRALRVIIAGADRYAAVEDAARLRDALGVPLPIGVPTAFVEPVADPLGDLIGRHARTHGPFTVADAATRFGLGSAVAHDTLRRLAQDRRITEGEFRPNAAGTEWCDSEVLRRIRRMSLAALRHEVEPVEPKAFARFLPDWQHVGGSLRGVDAVASVVEQLAGTRIPASAWESLILPSRIADYQPAMLDELTASGEVLWSGSGSLPGNDGWVSLHLADSAPLTMIAPPEHAADELQREVLSALGAGGAFFFRQLSDAVGSLDDDALTTALWDLVWAGLITNDTFAPLRALTGGRGAHKPQRATPRARMRMPRSYARPTVVDGLRAASARSGPPTTAGRWSILPLPLSNAEPDATVRAKAAAETLLDRYGVVTRGSVMAENQPGGFALAYRVLSGFEESGRARRGYFVETLGAAQFATSATVDRLRTFTLDSTLEPPRMAVALAATDPANPYGAALPWPTASAAGSAVSATGHRPGRKAGAIVVMVDGALALYVERGGKTTLLFDHDPETMWPATRALADAIHRGRISTLTIETVGGTFVLGTPFGEALVAAGFMPTPRGLRLRS
- a CDS encoding Fpg/Nei family DNA glycosylase, whose protein sequence is MPEGDTVYRQARMLNDVLAGRVLTHCDLRVPAFATLDLTGQQVHEVASRGKHILMRIGMSTIHSHLKMEGEWRVYSPGQPWRRPAFQARAVLATAESQVVGFELGVLEVLPTAREADAVGHLGPDLLGPDWDEREAVRRIGEHPDVPIAVALLDQRNLAGLGNEYVGELCFVRGMLPTRLVRDADVARAVTLAHRMIVANKDRAIRSTTGETRRGRTSYVHRREGMPCRRCGTLIRRLQLGRTELELRDTWYCPVCQT